One stretch of Anolis carolinensis isolate JA03-04 chromosome 3, rAnoCar3.1.pri, whole genome shotgun sequence DNA includes these proteins:
- the LOC103278222 gene encoding uncharacterized protein LOC103278222: MMAALDVKAKKTLGTVDYVESSEFAQGILPTKKDVIQNMLYLLHPKRAGQAQRSKEDAAQLLAELLQEHWSFCNLYTIATQSIKMHILKVYEEFSKLYQSRNRRKNELFTQKADDFNRSSEQLFDIFCTDTVTREKQEQFSGVKMTDTEWKFLEDQRSERKMYFEDFVVKKQMETTARQRKAESLEHFRKIAEEEMEGCKRKEIASNRDEQSVEDVSDRSKDDSCIEHNKGIGSFSHKAKRKRLSSGWITGTASSTSYSKSVLPECQHIRMSIRKVRPGFYETFDKYENC; this comes from the coding sequence ATGATGGCAGCTTTGGATGTTAAAGCAAAGAAGACTCTGGGAACTGTTGATTATGTGGAATCATCAGAGTTTGCCCAAGGAATTCTGCCTACAAAGAAGGATGTCATTCAAAACATGTTATATCTACTGCACCCGAAAAGAGCAGGGCAAGCCCAGCGGTCCAAAGAAGATGCTGCCCAGTTGCTTGCTGAACTTTTGCAGGAACATTGGTCATTCTGCAACTTATATACCATAGCAACACAAAGCATAAAGATGCATATTCTGAAGGTGTATGAGGAATTCTCAAAGCTGTATCAGTCCAGAAACCGAAGAAAAAATGAGTTGTTTACACAGAAGGCAGATGATTTCAACAGGAGTTCAGAACAGCTCTTTGACATATTTTGTACAGACACTGTAACCAGAGAGAAACAGGAACAGTTCAGTGGTGTGAAGATGACAGATACTGAGTGGAAATTTCTTGAGGATCAGAGGAgtgaaagaaaaatgtattttgagGACTTTGTGGTGAAGAAACAGATGGAAACCACAGCAAGACAAAGAAAAGCAGAGTCACTGGAGCATTTCAGGAAGatagcagaagaagagatggaaggTTGCAAACGTAAAGAAATAGCTTCCAACCGAGACGAACAGTCAGTTGAAGATGTCAGTGATAGGAGTAAAGATGATTCCTGTATAGAACACAACAAAGGAATTGGAAGCTTTTCACATAAGGCAAAAAGAAAGCGCTTATCTTCTGGCTGGATTACTGGGACAGCAAGTTCAACTAGCTATAGCAAATCAGTTCTTCCTGAGTGTCAGCATATACGTATGAGCATTAGAAAAGTCCGACCAGGATTCTATGAAACTTTTGACAAATATGAAAACTGCTAA
- the scly gene encoding selenocysteine lyase isoform X3, translated as MAQCYEVEEVQMKKAQVNKGWETNEKTACILKENIASARKIYADYNATTPLAPEVIQTVTEAMHEAWGNPSSSYTEGQRAKEIINEARESLAKMVGGQPQDIIFTSGGTEANNLVIHTAVVNFKESNKQRLVGPDKSPEKTSGTLPHLITSCIEHDSVRLPIEHLVKEHEAEATFVPVSKASAQVEVDDVVAAIRPTTCLISIMLANNETGVIMPVSELTQQIQAINQKRMASGLPRILVHTDAAQMIGKGLVDVQDLGVDYLTIVGHKFYAPRIGALYVRGPGVTTPLHPMLFGGGQEQNFRPGTENTPMIAGLGKAAKIVNKHCEVYEAHMRNVRDYLEERLKAEFEEQGIHFNGRLKGSKRLCNTCNFSIMGSGLQGRLILSHCKTLLASVGAACHSKNGDKESCILMIWPEPVASLGM; from the exons atggctcaatgctat GAAGTAGAGGAGGTCCAAATGAAGAAGGCACAAGTGAACAAAGGATGGGAGACCAATGAGAAAACTGCATGTATATTGAAAGAGAACATTGCCTCGGCCAG AAAAATATATGCAGATTACAACGCAACCACTCCTCTGGCCCCTGAAGTGATTCAGACAGTCACAGAAGCTATGCATGAAGCTTGGGGCAATCCTAGCAGCTCTTACACAGAAG GTCAAAGGGCTAAAGAGATCATAAATGAAGCTCGTGAAAGCCTTGCTAAAATGGTAGGAGGTCAGCCTCAGGACATCATTTTCACTTCTGGAGGGACTGAG GCAAACAATCTAGTGATCCATACTGCTGTGGTGAATTTTAAGGAAAGCAACAAACAAAGGCTTGTTGGACCAGACAAAAGTCCAGAGAAGACCTCAGGGACACTTCCACATTTGATTACATCTTGCATTGAACATGACTCAGTCCGTCTCCCTATTGAACACCTAGTGAAGGAACATGAGGCTG AAGCCACTTTTGTCCCAGTGTCTAAAGCATCTGCTCAGGTGGAAGTGGATGATGTAGTTGCTGCTATCCGTCCAACTACTTGTCTGATTTCCATAATGCTGGCCAATAATGAGACTGGGGTTATCATG CCTGTTTCAGAACTCACTCAGCAGATTCAAGCCATCAATCAAAAGAGAATGGCATCTGGTCTGCCCCGGATCTTGGTTCATACAGATGCAGCACAGATGATTGGGAAGGGTCTGGTGGATGTACAGGATCTGGGAGTGGATTACCTCACAATTGTAGGGCACAAG TTTTATGCCCCCCGTATTGGAGCACTGTATGTCCGAGGTCCTGGTGTGACTACTCCTCTCCATCCCATGCTCTTTGGAGGTGGGCAGGAACAAAACTTTCGTCCGGG GACTGAGAACACACCAATGATTGCTGGCCTTGGCAAG GCAGCAAAAATAGTGAACAAGCACTGTGAAGTTTATGAAGCTCACATGAGGAACGTCCGCGACTACCTGGAGGAAAGGCTCAAA GCTGAATTTGAAGAACAAGGTATCCATTTTAACGGTCGCCTAAAAGGCTCTAAGCGACTGTGCAACACCTGTAATTTTTCAATAATGGGCTCAGGACTGCAAG GTCGACTGATACTGTCTCACTGTAAGACTTTGCTTGCCAGTGTGGGAGCTGCATGCCATTCCAAGAATGGGGACAA agAGTCATgtattctcatgatatggccagagCCAGTGGCATCACTGGGGATGTGA
- the scly gene encoding selenocysteine lyase isoform X1, with amino-acid sequence MAQCYEVEEVQMKKAQVNKGWETNEKTACILKENIASARKIYADYNATTPLAPEVIQTVTEAMHEAWGNPSSSYTEGQRAKEIINEARESLAKMVGGQPQDIIFTSGGTEANNLVIHTAVVNFKESNKQRLVGPDKSPEKTSGTLPHLITSCIEHDSVRLPIEHLVKEHEAEATFVPVSKASAQVEVDDVVAAIRPTTCLISIMLANNETGVIMPVSELTQQIQAINQKRMASGLPRILVHTDAAQMIGKGLVDVQDLGVDYLTIVGHKFYAPRIGALYVRGPGVTTPLHPMLFGGGQEQNFRPGTENTPMIAGLGKAAKIVNKHCEVYEAHMRNVRDYLEERLKAEFEEQGIHFNGRLKGSKRLCNTCNFSIMGSGLQGRLILSHCKTLLASVGAACHSKNGDKPSSILLSSGIPYDVAQNALRLSVGRSTSREDVDLIVEDLKQAVTQLQGEGC; translated from the exons atggctcaatgctat GAAGTAGAGGAGGTCCAAATGAAGAAGGCACAAGTGAACAAAGGATGGGAGACCAATGAGAAAACTGCATGTATATTGAAAGAGAACATTGCCTCGGCCAG AAAAATATATGCAGATTACAACGCAACCACTCCTCTGGCCCCTGAAGTGATTCAGACAGTCACAGAAGCTATGCATGAAGCTTGGGGCAATCCTAGCAGCTCTTACACAGAAG GTCAAAGGGCTAAAGAGATCATAAATGAAGCTCGTGAAAGCCTTGCTAAAATGGTAGGAGGTCAGCCTCAGGACATCATTTTCACTTCTGGAGGGACTGAG GCAAACAATCTAGTGATCCATACTGCTGTGGTGAATTTTAAGGAAAGCAACAAACAAAGGCTTGTTGGACCAGACAAAAGTCCAGAGAAGACCTCAGGGACACTTCCACATTTGATTACATCTTGCATTGAACATGACTCAGTCCGTCTCCCTATTGAACACCTAGTGAAGGAACATGAGGCTG AAGCCACTTTTGTCCCAGTGTCTAAAGCATCTGCTCAGGTGGAAGTGGATGATGTAGTTGCTGCTATCCGTCCAACTACTTGTCTGATTTCCATAATGCTGGCCAATAATGAGACTGGGGTTATCATG CCTGTTTCAGAACTCACTCAGCAGATTCAAGCCATCAATCAAAAGAGAATGGCATCTGGTCTGCCCCGGATCTTGGTTCATACAGATGCAGCACAGATGATTGGGAAGGGTCTGGTGGATGTACAGGATCTGGGAGTGGATTACCTCACAATTGTAGGGCACAAG TTTTATGCCCCCCGTATTGGAGCACTGTATGTCCGAGGTCCTGGTGTGACTACTCCTCTCCATCCCATGCTCTTTGGAGGTGGGCAGGAACAAAACTTTCGTCCGGG GACTGAGAACACACCAATGATTGCTGGCCTTGGCAAG GCAGCAAAAATAGTGAACAAGCACTGTGAAGTTTATGAAGCTCACATGAGGAACGTCCGCGACTACCTGGAGGAAAGGCTCAAA GCTGAATTTGAAGAACAAGGTATCCATTTTAACGGTCGCCTAAAAGGCTCTAAGCGACTGTGCAACACCTGTAATTTTTCAATAATGGGCTCAGGACTGCAAG GTCGACTGATACTGTCTCACTGTAAGACTTTGCTTGCCAGTGTGGGAGCTGCATGCCATTCCAAGAATGGGGACAA GCCATCCTCTATCCTGCTCAGCAGTGGCATTCCTTACGATGTGGCCCAGAATGCCTTGCGCCTCAGTGTGGGGCGCAGCACCAGCAGGGAAGATGTTGACCTGATTGTAGAAGACTTGAAACAGGCTGTGACCCAGCTACAAGGAGAAGGTTGCTAG
- the scly gene encoding selenocysteine lyase isoform X2, producing MKKAQVNKGWETNEKTACILKENIASARKIYADYNATTPLAPEVIQTVTEAMHEAWGNPSSSYTEGQRAKEIINEARESLAKMVGGQPQDIIFTSGGTEANNLVIHTAVVNFKESNKQRLVGPDKSPEKTSGTLPHLITSCIEHDSVRLPIEHLVKEHEAEATFVPVSKASAQVEVDDVVAAIRPTTCLISIMLANNETGVIMPVSELTQQIQAINQKRMASGLPRILVHTDAAQMIGKGLVDVQDLGVDYLTIVGHKFYAPRIGALYVRGPGVTTPLHPMLFGGGQEQNFRPGTENTPMIAGLGKAAKIVNKHCEVYEAHMRNVRDYLEERLKAEFEEQGIHFNGRLKGSKRLCNTCNFSIMGSGLQGRLILSHCKTLLASVGAACHSKNGDKPSSILLSSGIPYDVAQNALRLSVGRSTSREDVDLIVEDLKQAVTQLQGEGC from the exons ATGAAGAAGGCACAAGTGAACAAAGGATGGGAGACCAATGAGAAAACTGCATGTATATTGAAAGAGAACATTGCCTCGGCCAG AAAAATATATGCAGATTACAACGCAACCACTCCTCTGGCCCCTGAAGTGATTCAGACAGTCACAGAAGCTATGCATGAAGCTTGGGGCAATCCTAGCAGCTCTTACACAGAAG GTCAAAGGGCTAAAGAGATCATAAATGAAGCTCGTGAAAGCCTTGCTAAAATGGTAGGAGGTCAGCCTCAGGACATCATTTTCACTTCTGGAGGGACTGAG GCAAACAATCTAGTGATCCATACTGCTGTGGTGAATTTTAAGGAAAGCAACAAACAAAGGCTTGTTGGACCAGACAAAAGTCCAGAGAAGACCTCAGGGACACTTCCACATTTGATTACATCTTGCATTGAACATGACTCAGTCCGTCTCCCTATTGAACACCTAGTGAAGGAACATGAGGCTG AAGCCACTTTTGTCCCAGTGTCTAAAGCATCTGCTCAGGTGGAAGTGGATGATGTAGTTGCTGCTATCCGTCCAACTACTTGTCTGATTTCCATAATGCTGGCCAATAATGAGACTGGGGTTATCATG CCTGTTTCAGAACTCACTCAGCAGATTCAAGCCATCAATCAAAAGAGAATGGCATCTGGTCTGCCCCGGATCTTGGTTCATACAGATGCAGCACAGATGATTGGGAAGGGTCTGGTGGATGTACAGGATCTGGGAGTGGATTACCTCACAATTGTAGGGCACAAG TTTTATGCCCCCCGTATTGGAGCACTGTATGTCCGAGGTCCTGGTGTGACTACTCCTCTCCATCCCATGCTCTTTGGAGGTGGGCAGGAACAAAACTTTCGTCCGGG GACTGAGAACACACCAATGATTGCTGGCCTTGGCAAG GCAGCAAAAATAGTGAACAAGCACTGTGAAGTTTATGAAGCTCACATGAGGAACGTCCGCGACTACCTGGAGGAAAGGCTCAAA GCTGAATTTGAAGAACAAGGTATCCATTTTAACGGTCGCCTAAAAGGCTCTAAGCGACTGTGCAACACCTGTAATTTTTCAATAATGGGCTCAGGACTGCAAG GTCGACTGATACTGTCTCACTGTAAGACTTTGCTTGCCAGTGTGGGAGCTGCATGCCATTCCAAGAATGGGGACAA GCCATCCTCTATCCTGCTCAGCAGTGGCATTCCTTACGATGTGGCCCAGAATGCCTTGCGCCTCAGTGTGGGGCGCAGCACCAGCAGGGAAGATGTTGACCTGATTGTAGAAGACTTGAAACAGGCTGTGACCCAGCTACAAGGAGAAGGTTGCTAG